The following proteins are co-located in the Patescibacteria group bacterium genome:
- the rpmB gene encoding 50S ribosomal protein L28, with translation MAKVCAITGKRPLTGNNVSHSNVKTKRRQMPNLQPRTVVNPATGKAHRITVSGRGLRTLRKWMKEGKMFDLRKLAS, from the coding sequence ATGGCCAAAGTCTGCGCTATTACGGGCAAGCGGCCACTGACGGGTAACAACGTCAGCCACTCCAACGTGAAGACGAAGCGCCGCCAGATGCCGAATCTCCAGCCGAGAACGGTCGTGAACCCGGCTACTGGGAAAGCCCACCGGATCACAGTTTCTGGTCGCGGTCTCCGCACGCTTAGAAAGTGGATGAAGGAAGGAAAAATGTTCGACCTTCGTAAGCTCGCCTCGTAA
- a CDS encoding RNA methyltransferase yields MSLEIAKQKLVKELVSNKKARREHGMFLIEGAKFIKDAKKYLEFSFTDKDVANFRELISTETPQNVAGVAKIPQFTLDNVKKCKVIVVLDNVQDPGNVGTIMRVCLAFDAGLILVESADPTNPKSVRASAASMLKTPWIEVSKSDAPEVIASLGRPVYKLELRGDAKMISEIPKGPLVIVAGNEGRGVTLELPDASSVYIPQNVELESLNVAIATSIALYELTV; encoded by the coding sequence GTGTCCCTCGAAATAGCAAAACAGAAGCTAGTTAAGGAGTTAGTCAGCAACAAAAAAGCGCGCCGGGAGCACGGGATGTTTTTGATTGAAGGAGCAAAGTTCATTAAAGACGCTAAGAAGTACCTGGAGTTTTCGTTTACAGACAAGGACGTGGCAAACTTCCGCGAATTGATTTCGACCGAAACGCCCCAGAATGTTGCTGGCGTAGCAAAGATTCCGCAGTTTACCCTCGATAACGTCAAGAAGTGCAAAGTGATCGTTGTTCTTGATAACGTGCAGGACCCAGGGAATGTGGGAACGATTATGCGCGTGTGTTTGGCTTTCGATGCCGGACTCATTCTCGTCGAGTCCGCTGATCCAACCAACCCGAAATCTGTTCGCGCAAGCGCTGCGTCTATGCTGAAAACCCCATGGATTGAGGTTTCCAAATCCGACGCCCCAGAAGTGATCGCGAGTTTGGGTAGACCTGTCTACAAACTCGAGCTCAGAGGCGATGCAAAGATGATTAGCGAGATTCCGAAGGGGCCACTCGTGATTGTGGCTGGTAATGAGGGCAGGGGAGTGACGCTCGAACTCCCAGATGCATCAAGCGTGTATATTCCGCAGAATGTGGAACTGGAGTCCTTGAACGTGGCGATTGCCACCAGCATCGCACTCTATGAGCTCACCGTTTAA
- the tgt gene encoding tRNA guanosine(34) transglycosylase Tgt → MSSPFKVSNTKGLARAGELTTAHGVIKTPVFMPIATSGAIKTMTAEETKALGAQIILGNTYHLLLRTGEADMKTFGGLHKFMNWNGPILTDSGGYQVFSLAKLNKTDEDGVTFQSHIDGHTIRLTAEDSMRIQAGIGSDIRMQFDDVAAGLSTRERYEEAMERSLRWAERSKTAFKNWSTHGSTPTPLLFGIIQGGTYEDLRARSLEGLVRTDFDGYAIGGLSVGEHREDTFRIVKNLASKMPDDKPRYFMGGGMPEEIMYYVAHGVDMFDCVIPTRHARHGQIFVWKGNPADCVAEAFTRAQDDSADFRIAEAMYEKVAITNEQYTLDQSPIDAFNDCETSKTYTKAYLRHLFKNGEMLGMKLATAQNLRFYIRMMEELRKVIEL, encoded by the coding sequence ATGAGCTCACCGTTTAAGGTTTCGAATACCAAGGGTCTGGCGCGTGCGGGGGAATTAACGACCGCTCATGGAGTTATAAAGACTCCAGTATTTATGCCGATCGCCACTTCTGGCGCGATCAAGACAATGACCGCAGAAGAAACGAAGGCTCTCGGCGCACAGATCATCCTCGGCAACACCTATCATTTGCTTTTGCGTACTGGGGAGGCGGACATGAAGACGTTCGGCGGGCTTCACAAATTCATGAACTGGAACGGACCGATTTTGACAGACTCCGGCGGTTACCAGGTTTTTTCACTCGCCAAGCTGAACAAGACGGATGAAGACGGTGTGACATTCCAATCGCATATCGACGGACACACTATTCGATTAACCGCCGAAGATTCGATGCGTATTCAGGCTGGGATCGGTTCAGACATTCGCATGCAGTTTGATGATGTTGCTGCGGGACTATCGACGCGCGAGAGATACGAGGAAGCGATGGAACGGTCGTTGCGCTGGGCGGAGAGGTCAAAAACGGCGTTTAAAAATTGGTCGACGCATGGGTCGACCCCTACGCCGCTTCTCTTCGGCATCATCCAGGGTGGAACCTACGAAGACCTGCGTGCCCGTTCACTCGAGGGTCTTGTCCGAACTGATTTCGACGGCTACGCCATTGGTGGTCTTTCTGTCGGCGAGCACCGGGAGGACACGTTCCGTATTGTGAAGAATCTAGCTTCGAAAATGCCAGACGACAAGCCTCGGTACTTCATGGGTGGGGGAATGCCTGAAGAAATCATGTATTACGTCGCCCACGGCGTGGACATGTTCGACTGTGTCATTCCGACCAGACATGCACGCCACGGACAGATTTTCGTTTGGAAGGGCAACCCCGCCGATTGCGTCGCCGAAGCCTTTACTCGAGCCCAGGATGACTCGGCTGATTTCAGAATTGCTGAAGCCATGTACGAAAAAGTCGCCATTACCAATGAACAGTACACGCTCGACCAGTCGCCGATTGATGCGTTCAATGATTGCGAGACCTCGAAGACTTACACGAAAGCCTACTTACGACACTTATTTAAGAATGGGGAAATGCTTGGGATGAAATTAGCGACGGCACAGAATCTGCGCTTCTATATAAGGATGATGGAGGAGCTGAGGAAAGTGATAGAGTTGTAA
- a CDS encoding four helix bundle protein — MEPEKVKSFRDLRTWQEAQALAVEIYRLTESFPKEEKYGLIAQLRSAAVSVPSNIAEGKGRNTPKDFIRFLIMARGSTQEILSQVDFAVRVGYCSVVIGEVFRNRYQGLCAGINAHIGSLSLQG, encoded by the coding sequence GTGGAACCTGAGAAGGTGAAGTCATTTAGAGATTTGAGAACCTGGCAGGAGGCCCAGGCGTTGGCGGTCGAGATTTATCGATTGACCGAGTCATTCCCGAAGGAAGAAAAGTACGGACTCATCGCCCAACTGCGTTCTGCGGCGGTTTCGGTGCCAAGCAATATTGCAGAAGGAAAGGGGAGAAACACACCGAAGGATTTTATTCGTTTTCTCATTATGGCCCGGGGTTCCACTCAAGAGATATTAAGTCAGGTCGATTTTGCGGTCCGAGTTGGATACTGTTCGGTAGTGATCGGAGAGGTTTTTCGGAATCGTTATCAGGGGCTTTGTGCAGGAATTAATGCTCACATCGGGTCCCTTTCTCTTCAGGGTTAG
- a CDS encoding ATP-dependent Clp protease ATP-binding subunit has product MARNQLPLPGMRAGDEVFIWRKEIDAVSIAHERGLRKARKAFAAVAFVLGALSIVIFAAIVRTWQATSVQQFLDPHPVIVFLPLGFLLMLFAYFERKISSPIPLSFSKNISADFEESVSEKSSELSLYAADEAVKTVEDSYLLAKKNGDADVGPAHLFAGSLGSRPGQILFARLGLTIDSVRDPLRRKLSAEPKGDTAIAERGAHVLALAGITAVKGGRAHLTSLDIFAAAYQSDEFFKQLFDEQGIPQTELENALHWMRISEEQQERYKVFRQAAAFKPQNNMDRAMTAIATPFLDSVSEDLTRASARGYTELLVGRDEEIQSIFRAIEGGGTSVVLVGPSGVGKSAIIEGIADLMVEERVPRVLEDKRLLKLSVPHIVSAQGGNGAEERFLHAMNEVGHSGNIVLVIENIDELVGVGNSIDLSSILASELEKGYTFVIATTTAQGYADKIERSVIGRRLERVQIAEPARDLAIRIVESKVGLMEAKNHVVFTYGAVASAVDLSLRYLHDSVLPDNAISLLKEVALTVGKRSQKITWVVKEDVASMVELKTKIPVSDVKEGEGAKLLNLEEKLHERIIGQEHAVAAVSSALRRARTELRSTGKPIANFLFLGPTGVGKTELAKATSEVFFGNENAMVRFDMSEYQAAESVTRLIGGNGQTGLLTEAIRRNPFSLLLLDELEKASPDILNLFLQVMDDGRLTDGLGQTVDFTNVILIATSNAGTQYIQDEVAKGAELSTIKEALLATELRSLFRPEFLNRFNDVIVFAPLTEADVTAIAYLLVEKVKKQIEAKGMTLEVTDAAIHELGRQGFDPKFGARPLRRTIEEKLENKLADELLKGNIARRDTVVFDEGGKIEVRKAQKL; this is encoded by the coding sequence ATGGCGCGTAATCAACTACCACTTCCGGGGATGCGCGCGGGGGATGAGGTTTTTATTTGGCGAAAAGAAATTGATGCAGTGTCTATTGCGCACGAGCGAGGATTAAGAAAAGCCCGAAAAGCATTCGCAGCTGTGGCGTTTGTGCTAGGGGCATTGTCGATTGTGATATTCGCTGCGATCGTGAGGACGTGGCAAGCCACGTCCGTACAACAATTTTTGGATCCGCATCCGGTGATTGTTTTTTTGCCGTTGGGATTTTTGCTCATGTTATTCGCGTACTTTGAGCGGAAGATTTCGTCGCCCATCCCCTTATCATTCTCGAAGAATATTTCCGCTGATTTTGAGGAGTCCGTGAGCGAGAAATCGAGTGAGCTCTCGCTGTACGCGGCTGATGAGGCGGTGAAGACGGTCGAAGACTCGTATCTTTTAGCGAAGAAAAATGGCGATGCTGACGTTGGTCCGGCGCATTTATTCGCCGGATCCCTTGGTTCGCGACCGGGGCAGATTTTGTTTGCGCGTCTTGGACTGACGATTGATTCAGTTCGGGATCCGTTGCGTCGAAAGTTATCGGCTGAGCCGAAGGGTGATACAGCGATTGCCGAGCGTGGCGCACATGTCCTGGCACTCGCAGGTATTACTGCTGTAAAAGGAGGCCGGGCACATCTGACGAGTCTAGACATCTTTGCTGCCGCCTACCAGTCCGACGAATTTTTCAAACAGTTATTCGACGAGCAGGGGATTCCGCAGACAGAACTCGAAAATGCTTTGCACTGGATGAGAATCTCGGAAGAACAGCAGGAGCGGTATAAGGTGTTTCGTCAGGCTGCCGCGTTCAAGCCACAGAACAACATGGACCGCGCCATGACGGCCATTGCGACGCCGTTTCTCGACTCCGTGAGCGAGGATCTGACCCGTGCGTCGGCTCGGGGATACACGGAGCTGCTGGTAGGACGCGACGAAGAAATTCAGTCAATCTTTAGAGCTATCGAAGGCGGGGGAACGAGTGTGGTCCTGGTCGGCCCGTCCGGCGTTGGCAAGAGTGCAATCATCGAGGGTATCGCAGACCTCATGGTCGAGGAGCGCGTACCGAGAGTGCTCGAAGACAAGCGACTTTTGAAACTTTCAGTCCCGCATATTGTGAGCGCGCAGGGAGGGAACGGCGCTGAAGAACGTTTCTTGCACGCCATGAATGAAGTCGGCCATTCTGGGAACATCGTTCTTGTCATTGAGAATATCGACGAACTAGTGGGAGTCGGAAATTCTATAGATCTTTCGAGCATCCTCGCGAGCGAACTCGAAAAGGGTTATACGTTCGTGATCGCGACAACAACTGCCCAAGGATACGCGGATAAAATCGAACGATCGGTGATTGGCAGAAGGCTCGAGCGCGTACAGATTGCGGAGCCAGCGCGTGATCTCGCTATCCGTATTGTCGAGTCCAAAGTTGGCCTGATGGAGGCGAAGAATCATGTGGTGTTCACGTATGGCGCCGTTGCGTCGGCCGTCGACCTCTCGCTTCGATACTTGCACGATAGCGTTTTGCCGGACAATGCAATCTCTCTTTTAAAAGAAGTTGCCCTCACGGTAGGGAAGCGGAGTCAGAAAATTACATGGGTGGTGAAAGAGGACGTTGCATCAATGGTCGAACTCAAGACGAAGATTCCGGTGAGCGATGTGAAAGAAGGCGAGGGTGCAAAATTGCTCAACCTCGAAGAGAAGCTCCACGAAAGAATCATCGGCCAGGAACACGCTGTCGCCGCAGTATCTAGTGCTCTCCGTCGAGCAAGAACCGAGCTTAGAAGCACCGGCAAACCGATTGCCAACTTTTTGTTCCTCGGTCCTACCGGTGTAGGTAAGACCGAACTCGCCAAAGCAACGAGTGAAGTGTTCTTCGGCAACGAGAACGCTATGGTTCGGTTTGACATGTCGGAATATCAAGCGGCCGAGTCCGTCACTCGACTCATTGGCGGTAACGGACAGACGGGGCTTTTGACCGAGGCGATCCGAAGAAACCCTTTCTCATTATTGCTACTCGACGAACTTGAAAAAGCTTCTCCGGATATTTTGAATTTGTTCTTGCAAGTCATGGATGATGGCCGACTCACGGACGGCCTTGGTCAAACGGTTGATTTTACGAATGTGATTCTCATCGCAACAAGTAATGCGGGAACGCAATACATTCAAGACGAGGTAGCGAAGGGTGCGGAACTCTCGACTATTAAAGAAGCGTTGCTCGCCACAGAACTGCGATCACTTTTTAGACCAGAATTCCTGAACCGTTTTAATGACGTGATCGTGTTTGCACCGTTGACCGAAGCTGATGTGACCGCGATCGCCTACTTGCTCGTTGAAAAAGTGAAGAAGCAAATTGAGGCCAAGGGCATGACGCTTGAGGTGACGGACGCTGCTATCCACGAGCTCGGCCGCCAGGGATTTGATCCGAAATTTGGTGCCCGACCTCTCAGACGCACCATTGAGGAGAAACTCGAGAATAAACTTGCTGACGAACTGTTAAAGGGAAATATCGCTCGCCGAGACACGGTCGTCTTTGACGAAGGCGGGAAAATTGAGGTAAGAAAAGCCCAGAAACTTTAG
- a CDS encoding MraY family glycosyltransferase, which produces MPVWFPLPIALAFVVSASVTPLVILLATKFGLVDEPTGGRKIHRVSTPLLGGAAVFLGFFVPTVLVLGFSNHLTSGEIDLTQYLGFFAAALMLMIGGALDDKLGLSPKYSVWFPVLAALIASLVGIGVSKLTNPVGDAIIVSSMASAIITFVWLLVMSYATKLLDGVDGLTTSVATIASLMIAALALTKMYFQPDVVLLALMFVAALVGFLLWNLPVARIFLGEGGSTFLGFTLGVLSIIAGSKMVTLLLVLGVPCLDVIQVMYRRLREHRSITSGDRYHFHHLLFDAGLSEWQVVAVYASFSLLFGLTTLFFSHLIKLVILAGLVFLFMGVVRTLARRSQAL; this is translated from the coding sequence ATGCCAGTGTGGTTTCCACTCCCCATTGCTCTCGCATTTGTTGTATCCGCGAGCGTTACGCCGCTCGTGATTTTGCTTGCGACGAAATTTGGCCTCGTCGACGAGCCAACGGGAGGACGGAAGATTCACCGCGTGTCAACGCCACTGCTTGGAGGAGCTGCAGTCTTCCTCGGCTTCTTCGTTCCGACCGTGCTCGTGCTTGGGTTTTCCAACCATCTCACCTCCGGTGAAATTGATCTTACGCAGTACTTGGGATTTTTTGCTGCTGCGCTCATGCTCATGATCGGCGGAGCACTCGACGACAAGCTTGGACTCTCGCCTAAATATAGCGTGTGGTTCCCCGTACTCGCGGCACTCATCGCGAGTCTAGTGGGTATTGGCGTGTCGAAGCTGACGAACCCAGTTGGCGACGCGATCATTGTCAGTTCGATGGCCTCCGCAATCATTACTTTCGTCTGGCTTCTCGTGATGAGCTATGCGACCAAGCTGCTCGACGGAGTTGACGGACTTACGACGAGCGTAGCGACGATCGCTTCACTAATGATCGCAGCCCTCGCCTTGACCAAGATGTACTTCCAACCGGACGTCGTTCTCCTCGCTCTCATGTTTGTCGCAGCGCTCGTTGGTTTCCTGCTCTGGAACCTGCCTGTTGCGCGTATCTTCTTGGGCGAAGGGGGAAGCACCTTCCTTGGGTTTACCCTGGGCGTGCTTTCCATTATTGCTGGGAGTAAAATGGTGACACTCCTTCTTGTCCTTGGCGTGCCATGTCTCGACGTCATCCAGGTGATGTATCGACGGCTGCGCGAGCATCGCTCAATCACGAGCGGGGACAGATACCATTTCCATCACCTCTTGTTCGACGCGGGACTCTCTGAGTGGCAAGTGGTTGCGGTGTATGCGTCATTCTCGTTATTGTTCGGCCTGACGACGCTCTTCTTTTCCCATTTGATTAAATTGGTTATCCTGGCAGGGTTGGTATTTCTGTTTATGGGTGTCGTTCGGACGCTTGCTCGACGGTCTCAGGCTTTATAA
- a CDS encoding DUF192 domain-containing protein: MSEHHEGMPGVVRTSLWILGIFVALMIGLTVYSKIALPVIAQTVTIGGRSHTVLVANTPTARYQGLSGRTADKLGAEGMMFTFGNSEERTFEMRGMLFSLDFLWVQNGSIVRIDENIQAPQKNEKPAQISSKPASADTVFEFPAGFAARNGLRIGDRISGR, from the coding sequence ATGTCAGAACATCACGAAGGCATGCCGGGAGTGGTACGAACAAGTTTGTGGATTTTAGGTATTTTTGTGGCACTGATGATTGGTCTCACTGTTTACTCGAAGATCGCTTTACCGGTGATTGCGCAGACGGTCACTATTGGTGGAAGAAGCCATACGGTGCTGGTGGCTAATACCCCAACTGCGCGGTACCAAGGATTGTCCGGCAGAACGGCAGATAAGCTTGGCGCAGAGGGTATGATGTTCACCTTCGGTAACAGCGAAGAGAGGACCTTTGAAATGCGCGGGATGTTATTTTCGCTCGATTTTTTGTGGGTACAAAACGGTTCGATCGTGAGAATTGATGAAAACATCCAGGCTCCACAAAAAAATGAAAAACCGGCTCAAATTTCTTCTAAACCAGCTTCTGCGGATACTGTTTTTGAATTTCCGGCGGGCTTTGCCGCTAGAAATGGTTTGAGGATCGGAGACCGCATCTCTGGGCGCTAG